The nucleotide window TGGGGTAGTTTTGAGTCGTATTtccgttcttgcattagggacaatgcaatctttAAGTGTagggatgggatacatgtaaataattGAGTcataaattgaaaaataaaaaaaataaaaaattgaaaaaatccaaaaaaaattgaaaaatcagaaaaatgtcttttgaataaagaagtttgcaaataaaaagcggaaaatgatagaaaaaatgAATTTTTGCTTGGagtcgaataataataataataagagatTTAAATAAattgagcttgtgtctagttagggatatgtgagTAGGCCGGATTTGGTTTTAGGTCCCTTTGAGTTAATACACCTTAATTGTCGGTGtactagtgggttttcgcctgggaaatatgggaaattgaaaccgccaataagagtataagggacaccgttataagttaaaaccgttaggaTTTTTTATCaagaaaaaaatagtgagaaaaaaaatagaaaaaaattgagctagaaactgaatgaaagtagCACAGTTCTATGTGGTCTGGGTTGGGGATAGTGACTTTACAACCGGAATAcctctagggtgtgtgaaatcgaccttgcaaagaaaagaaaaaaagtaccgaagcctaagtaatccgagttggggatagcgactctacagccggaatgcctcttgGTTAGagaaagcaacgtctacgctcattgaaagaaaaagaaaaaaaaaaaagaaaagtgatgaaaaaaaattgaaaaaggaaaaattgattgtaaattctcttggttttgatataagacggttgggaattggtacAGTGATCATTCCTTTCgttctataagcttgaggcgggagtaggtggaccgtagattctagcgtgagaccctaggtagattgaccgcacttaaattaaattcacatgataagggcttaAGATTGGATTTGGGTTTAAAGGGACAAATATATTCGTAATCGCAGCTAATGCAAGCTttggttttaataaaatataaatatgcTTTTGACCCGAGTGACTATTCatctctgattccgttgcataattctttttcgaggacgaaaaaagagtaagtgtggggatacttgatgtattgcaaaatacatctcttattcgtgtatagtttgtataatTTTCCGTTATATTTAGTTCGGTTTTCATTAGAATGTGCATACTTTGATGAAATCTTGTGTTTCCAGGTCGTTCGTGCTAAAAACGTTGAAAAACTGATGTGTTAAAGGCTAGGAAACAAGTTTAAAAGAGTTAGAAAAAAATGTGAAAGTTTTGAGAAGTTGAAGCTGGGCAAAATTCGAAGGAGTCTGCCCATTTTGAGCTGTCGCGCTATGCCACAAGGAAACCACATTAGTGTGGCGCCCTGCCACCATCAAAATGCTGTCGCGCTATGCGACCTCGAAGGGTCATACCCGTCGCGCAACGCGACGGGGGTATATGTCAGCGATTCTTCGTTAGcttttagggttaagtataaaaAACCAAGCTAATCACAATAAAACCCTAACGACGAATTGAGAGCATCATAGGCGAATCTTGGAGCATTCTTTGAGCGAATTTGAAGGTTTTGAAGCACGAGAATCAGTGGTACGAGTTCGGGACGAAGGATTGAAGACTTGCTCGGGTTTTCCAattccttgtttgtttatttcttctTTCGAAACTCGTTGTCATGAATTCTTGTTTAGACATCTTTGATATGTTTTCGTTATTTAACATGCTGGGCTAAACTTTTAAGCCACCTAGACTttgatgaatggattgatatGAAGTTTTAACCTTTTCGTTAATTGCATGAATTTTATGGATTAATTGTGTTTAGTAAAAAGTttgattttattgatttgatgtATATGCGTACTTTAATCcggtttattattattaattgctTCATGTGAACCTTGGTGGTTGTCTGCTACGGAATAGGTTCATGTTAGGTCTTTGACTGTGTGTTTTTGACCTTTAGGGAGAATTGGCCAATAAACCCTAGAAGTAATTGTTAGTGATTTGCTAGAttttagtgttctactagtccttaTAGCTGGAAGGTGCAGGGCTATTgataggtcttacccggcgaattgatTTAGACAGTCTTTGGAAAAAGTCGTGCCTTAGTTGCCTCGTTggtttattagtctatcaagtcaagttAATAGATttaaactaccctagatctataattggaaaagagtaggtcaacattagggtacttgcAATAATTAGACATCTGGAAAGACGTCTAATAACTGGTatgattaacggcctaggtagcggtataagtttcacctcgagaaggcttgaggggcttagttggtgtcttaataggtttagcatcaTAAGGTCCCGGTTCCATAAATCATGCagttaacttaatcggtaattcTTTAAAATCAATCTAGGATTCtagtctaggtggtctcgttcaTCATATAAGACAAGCCTTTGCCTTATTTCGTATTAGTCTAGTTTTAGTTTAATAATTAGTTTAAATAGATTTCCTTagattttccgtaaccccccccccccaaacaattaaacaagttTCAGTCGTGTCTGTCAGTGTCTGTTAGAGTCTAGTTTACGTGGTTTATAGAGTctcgtggttcgatatccggacttccttaGGTTATACTACagtgatcggtacacttgccgattgtgtggtttaggtcgagtctagaattaaagctttttagtgtctagcttagagagtcttatttagttaatttttatagtctgtttagcacacatcaggGATCTTGAACTGCTTCCTTCTGGTAAGCGTGTTGTTGGTTGTCGTTGGTCTTCACAGTTAAACTTAACCATGATGGTTCTTTGAATCGTCTGAAAGCTCGTTTGGTCGCCAAGGGTTACTCCCATGCTTATGGTATTGATTATGACGAGACTTTCTTCCTAGTTGCCAAGATGCCCTCTGTGCGTATTTGTATTGCTCTTGCTACCATTCATCATTGGCCACTCTACCAGCTTGATGTCAAGAACGGCCTTGTTAATGCTGTTCTTGAGGAGGAGGTTTATATGGAGCAGCCACCAGGGTTCATTGTTGAGGAAGAGGCATCCAAAGTATGCAAACTACGTCGTTCTCTATATGGCCTTAAACAATCTCCTAGAGCATGGTTTGGACGGTTTTCTAGTGTTATGGAAGAATTTGGAATGATTCATAGTACATAAGATCACTTTATATTCTTCAGACATCATCAGGGTCAAAGGATCATCTTAGttgtttatgtggatgatatgaTAGTTACAGGGGATGATGAAGAAGGGATTACAAAGCTAAAGCAATTCCTTCAGTCTCAGTTTTAGATTAGCGACTTGGGTTGACTTGGTACTTCCTTGGCATAAAAGTATCCTGTTCCCCACAAGGAATACTTCTCTGTCCTATGCTTCATGCGAGGAAGCTCCTTTCAGAGGACGAAATTCCAATGAATGAACCTAGGCGATACAGACGACTGGTCGAAAAACTTAACTACTTAACTGTCACCCGACCAGATATCTCCTTTGCCGTGAGTGTCCTAAGTCAGTTCATGGCCACTCCATACACGGGACACTGGGCTGCTACTTTCCGTGTCTTAAGATATCTCAAGACCACACCAGGCCTAGGGATCTTATATTCTGATCAGGGTCATTGCCGTGTGGGTTCTTTCATGGAAGATGTAGATGGAGGTATATCTGGTTTCTCAGACGCAGATTGGGGAGGTTGTCCTATTTCCATCGATCCACCACTGGGTATTGTGTTTTCATTGGAGGAAACCTTGGGTCCTGGAAGAGTAAGAAACAACACACTGTATCCAGATCAAGTGTCGTATTAGAGTACAGAGCTATGGCAGATATTACATCAGAGATGATATGGGTTCGTCGTCTTCACAGAGAACTTGGAGTTATCTCTTAAGACTTGATGCGATTGTACTGTAATAATCAATTAGCTATACATATAGccaaaaataaagtattttatgAGAGAACTAAACACATTGAGGTTGATTGTCACCTAATAAGAGATCGGATAGTCGGTACTCAAAAGGATCCTTTATCGATTCAGCTAATCCATGTTAGGACACAATTCCAACTAGCGGATATCTTCACAAAACCACTTTGGAAGACATAAATAGACTTCATATGTAACAAGTTGGGCATGATTAATATCTATGCTCCAACTTGAGGAGTGTTAGTTGTAAATAGTTGAGAGGGCCTAGTTGTTAACTAGAGGTCCCTACATGTAATTATAGAGTATTTGCATGCAATTTTAGATCTCCTTGCATGCAATTATAGATGTACCTACATGTAATTAGTTATTTCATTTTGGTCTCTCTTTCTCCCTATATATAGAAGGATCCTTCTTCATTTTATTACAGTTTCAGTTACACAGGAGATGTATTTTGGTCCTATAAAAAGAGATATTGGCAATTACATTCATAAGGGTGTAGCATGCTAATAGAGTAAAGGAATGTCTCAAAAACATTAGACTATGCATGTCACTACCAGGGGCGGATCTATGTGGGATCCAGGGGTTGCATGGGATACTTCTCAATTTTCTTTGTGAAGTgcaaattttcttttttaatctcCGCTTTATATATTGAGAAAGCCCTAAGCAAATATTAGGATACTCCTAAGTATAGATGAAGATGAGATATAAACAAAAATTTCTGgtaaataaaaacataatttttcgGTCGACGTAAAGATGCAGCGGGACTACTTTAAGCTCGGAGAAATTGAAGTTATTATTATAATAGTTAGCATATGGGaaacataaataaaaaagtaAGGAAGTCTGGAAGTTGGAATTTATAttaactaggtttaaagaagttcgccTTGTTGCgacaaatttttttttgttatttagtatgtgtttacatgtgttttgaaatcactatgaGTGTGTTGCGAACAGAACtactgacaagaataaaaagaaaatgtagaaaaaaacattaaaagataaccgaaagaaaatcaacaaaaaatgttgtatggtaacgatgttgttcgtatgaaacctatggtcagagatgagcaaatttttctgggtaccggtaccaaatttgccgaaccgaaagatcttaagtaccaattcggtaccgacttttggcgttcctggtaccggttcactaccgttttttaccttcatataccggtgccgtaaacggtattttcggtatcagtaccgattctgtattGGTTGGCAcagagctcatccctacccctgaaactaaaaaagaaaaaaaaacattaaaattgaagaaaatcaacaaaaaaagatgtacgataccgttgttcatacggtaaccgtgatcagggataagcaaatggtaccgggtagccgcactgaatttcccgaaccaaaagatttccaatatcaattcggcaccaacttttggcgttttctgtattagtggcggtttttaccttcatgtactgataccgaacaggaccgtaccggtatttaCAATACTAGTACTGGTTCGATACTGGTTGACATCAagcttatccaacacctgatattaaaaaaaagattaaagttaaaaaggaaagaaaataactattattataatattaaaatcattatttatttcaattcgtttattaatatagggtaaggttcatttgagaatcacccttattgcgagaaccatgaTAACCAATGTGAActcaaaaaaaaaatccaaaaaacccacaaaatttttttttaatatttttctaataaaaatcgctatattttgttacaaaaaaagggtattggattttaataatcccaagtttcactaattggccggtaataatcccaacttcaaaaattgcctacaacagtcccaacttgtaagatcttggccaccaatgatcctttGCTAACTGGGTTAGTTAAATGTGACGTGGCGGTGACGTGGCAGCTGACGTGTTTAAAAACTTAAATGTTGGGCTGCTGACGTGgcaccatcaccacctccacctcctcctcctccgctgccaccaccatcTCCTCTAGTCACCACCATCATCTCCGACCACCTCCATCATCTACCCAACTccggtgacctgcaacttattccgacgacccgttttacccctgaaaccaccaaacgAGACCACCACCAATCATCTCCAACCTCCTGTAGTCTTCTCCGCTGCTCAGAAGTTCAAAATACCCAACTCtggtgacctgcaacttattccggcaacccgttttacccctgaaaccaccaaacgAGACAACCACCAATAATCTCTGACCTCCTGTAATCTTCTCCGCAtctcaaaagtttaaaatttccacCATCTACGCAACTCCGGTGACCTGCAACTTAATCCGACGAGCTTCTTTACCCCTGAAATCACCAAAGGAGACCACCACTTGTCATCTCCAACCTCTAGTGACCTTCTCCGCCgctcaaaacttcaaaatttccACCATATCTAGGTATCACGTTTTTCCGGTGAGGCGGTTGGAGTTGTGGATGGCAGTTTAATGGTGGTGGCCGGAGGTTGGAAGGGTGGGGTGTTTGGTGGATATGGTGAATCGGAGGTGATAGTGTTTTTCCGGTGCTGGAAGACTGTGGGTGGAGGTGGAAGTGGAGGTGGtcggaggtgatggtggtgggtgatggtggtggtcggagatgatggtggtggctggaggagatggtggtggcagtggaggaggaggtggtgaTGGTGCCACGTCAGCAACCCAGTCAGCAAAacactaactgggttataacccagttagcaaaggatcattggtggccaaaatcttacaagttgggactattgtaggcaatttttgaagttgggattattaccgggcaattagtgaaacttgggattattaaaatccaataccaaaaaaaaaacgttttttttttttcgagtaacagttatggatgcacatgtgcgtgcatatgtatcatttcttggacAAATTCAATAATATATTATCAGTAGTAGAAAAAtgcacttttatttacactaccatatgtaatccACTACTTTTTACATTCCCAATACTAGAAATGTACATGTGcgtctatatgtatcaacatgaaataaggtgttttgaaacaaaaaagtttgtgattttaaatgatgaagtaggcccatatacatgtatTTTGGTTGGTtctatctagtggttgatggtttgattatatttgtcactttatgatgtaatatgttgtttagatggtataaagggtgttgatgtacatataataaagtgaaatattggtaataatattgtattatggatggtaaaaAACAAcggtattttttttattattgacgaaatatagcgatttttccaaaaaaatagtaaaaaaattagggtgttttttaggtattttttggttgtgttcCCATTGGTTTTCGCGATTcttgcaataaagggtggtttctaACGGATCATTCTCCTATTAATATACAGTaatatagggtggggttcggctacaaagtccatttttcctacaaagtgtacaaagtcataaaacaccacaattgcaaccataaaacacacttaaaacccacaaataacagagtgaagatcactaaaacacaatatccaaaccctaagcTCTCCATTGACTACTCATGTTTCATCTTCAACATTTGGGTGAAATGAAGTACTGCAGTTAACTGTTGTGCCATGATGTCTCGATATAGTAAGCTAGAATTGGGCCAATAACTATCTGTGTTAAAAGAGAAATGTTTTGGAACATTATGTAGACAAACAGGATCTTAGAAAAACAACTTGGTTATATGAACATCATATGTCTTATTGCATGGAATGAATTGGGCCATATTTTTAGTATGGCCCACGACTACAGATACCGAATCAAACCCACATGAAGTGTGAGGAAAACCCAAAATCAAGTCCATGGAAATATATCGTTAAGGGCCTAGTGGAAATCGCAGTGATCAATGACGGAATTAGAAGAAAAATTCAGGGTTATTCCTATTTTTTTTACCCAGGACCGTCCTTGAGAATTCAAGATCCGGCGGCTAGTAAAATGGGCCCTAGGGAGGTCGTTCCTGAGAACTAGAGAGCCCTTTAGGGAACTGAGCGGCTAACAAAAATGgaccttaatatatatatatatatatatatatatttataaaatgaaAGGTTTAAATACAAAAGACTTTTAACATGCAACGGTACGCGACCACCAATGTGTAATTATGCAAATAATGTGTGTAATTAGGGTTAACCCAAACCAACCAATGTGTTGTAAAACTAATTTTTGAAAGTAAAATTAACTCTGTATAGTTCATACTCTATAATAGAGTGTCACTCCCTAATAAAGTGAGAGAACCAAAACTATTTAATCATAGTACtcaaatataattttatttttatattttaaatcatACGTTGATTATCAAAAACAAATTTATTAATGGGTATACCAAACACACAtgaaaacgtaatttttttataGAACTTTAAATGTTATTCTTgagttttataaataatattagtttgtaacaataatatattgacaacaaAAAGCACCAAAAATATTAATAAAGGAAATCTAagacatttatatataataaaatctaAACTACTATATATAATAAAATCTAAACTGAATGAACAGTAGTTTAGATTTTATTATATATGGTAACATCCTTAagaagagatgagcaaatggtatcgggtataggttCCGGTCTCAAATCTAACAGatcggtgtattttcggtatcggttctgcacaggtattcaccggtttttaccttcaaataccggtgccgtaccagtaccgaccggtaccgaaccgtaccatactaggtatattcggtaccggtacccacatTTAGAGATTTCGGTAAAGGTATTTTCGGTACGGTTGGTatcgagctcatcaaatcctataataacgtagcaatgcaagtaattgcaccgtttatattacttttcatacacacagtaagtaaactgtattttgtttgaattgggttttatatacacaacaacttatttttctttcttttttgtctttttctgtaatgaatgaattgtagcatgtaaaattaacttggatatttagattattgatgagcaaatcgtatcaaatcctgtaatcaaactggTATCGTAttggtaccaaatttactataccagaTTATTCCCgataccaatttggtacccaccttttggcgttttcagaatcgttactttcggttcgacaccggtctagcacgatacctgtatttattgatttttagcttcaaataccataccgtattgtaccgagcattttcggtgccggtaactaatttcgatgatttttcggatcggtactttcggtgccgttaccggtaccgagctcatccatattttaacgtgatagcaccgtaataactgagctcctccatattttaacgtgatagcaccgtaataactgaattGAAAACAatcgaatttccaacgtgtaggacgtgtgggtcctatacTTACCACgccattttatttatgttttgatattcggtatctgcttgctgttgctgacacacgttttgcagtcattggatccccgccgcaacgcgcgggtggaaaataactagttacttaataaaatgataaataaaaaaacaagtaaataaataaagccttaaaaaaattaaacaacagaaaaagaaaagcaaaacaaacaaacaaacgtttacaataacaaattaatatattattagggtgggagttggctacaaagtccatttttcctacaaagtgtacaaagtcataaaacaccataatttcagccataaaacacactaaaaccCCACatataacaaagtgaagattactaaaacgcaacatttgtgggttttgtgttgtgttttggattaTAAGGCCTTGATTTTCGagtgactaacattagtgtgttttatgatgattatcatgttgtgttttatattcgtAGTTCTACGATTGTGTGTTTGGAGTTTTTATGGAATGTGATCAGAAGTATCCCAATTTTTTTCTTTTGGAATAGCGGTATACGTtgtataaaaagataaaaatctTACACTACGTAGACAAAGTTGAAGGGTATTTTTACATTACAAAGACAAAGTTGAGGGGTAGCCCAGGCTACCCCTCCTTATACATCATCTCCTCCACTGCGAGTAGTCATGAGCCACACACTCGTCAAAATGAACCATTGGTTGTGCAGACATAAACCAAAGATTTCGGATCTAACAATTGCCCAAGCATAATTCCCCAACAACAGCGTGATCCGCAACTCAAAGAGACTCTTTCCCTTTTCAGTTATCTACAAGCATTTGCCTTGGCATGTGTTGAGCTTAATAGAATTACTAGAATAGTAGACACCAAGTCCTAGAATTGGGTGGAGGATAACATGCCACATATGAGGCGatcaaaaatatatttaataagaAAGTGCAATGTATGAAGCAAGAACAATTATGCATAGGCATTCCAAGATGTTTGAGGTAGGAGATGAAGTTATGGCTTACCTTCA belongs to Helianthus annuus cultivar XRQ/B chromosome 5, HanXRQr2.0-SUNRISE, whole genome shotgun sequence and includes:
- the LOC118492093 gene encoding uncharacterized mitochondrial protein AtMg00240-like, with amino-acid sequence MNEPRRYRRLVEKLNYLTVTRPDISFAVSVLSQFMATPYTGHWAATFRVLRYLKTTPGLGILYSDQGHCRVGSFMEDVDGGISGFSDADWGGCPISIDPPLGIVFSLEETLGPGRVRNNTLYPDQVSY